One window from the genome of Natronomonas pharaonis DSM 2160 encodes:
- a CDS encoding universal stress protein — translation MKVLLGIGGSDDSLLALEKAVDRAREAGDELTIAIVENPDSDRSPESIRDRVKSVLDESGFDAEVRMVSGHPGSQLLELAEREDFDRIALGGGETSPLGKVQLGSIAEFVLLNARTTVTLIR, via the coding sequence ATGAAAGTGCTGCTCGGCATCGGTGGAAGCGACGACTCCCTTCTGGCCCTCGAAAAGGCCGTCGACCGGGCGCGGGAGGCGGGCGACGAACTGACAATCGCAATCGTCGAAAACCCCGACTCCGACCGGTCGCCTGAATCGATTCGGGACCGAGTGAAGTCGGTGCTCGACGAGTCCGGCTTCGACGCGGAGGTGCGGATGGTCTCCGGTCACCCGGGAAGCCAACTCCTCGAGTTGGCAGAGCGGGAGGACTTTGACCGCATCGCGTTGGGCGGCGGCGAGACGAGCCCGCTCGGGAAGGTACAGCTCGGCTCCATTGCCGAGTTCGTTCTGCTAAACGCACGAACTACGGTGACACTCATACGATGA
- a CDS encoding GNAT family N-acetyltransferase has product MTREYPTEIAGPYEAPPRETEDRDERRIEVRRYDDEFERLIDMYRAFDPEDRAQGIPPANESAIRNWLEQLLGDDDNPGINVIAWHDDEPIGHAMLIPDRHGAYELAIFVLHEYQGSGIGTELIQALLGAGREEGVERVWLTVERWNTPATALYRKVGFESTGDGGFEIEMAARLVDE; this is encoded by the coding sequence ATGACACGAGAGTATCCGACCGAAATCGCCGGGCCATACGAGGCCCCGCCGCGCGAGACCGAGGACCGCGACGAGCGCCGCATCGAGGTTCGGCGATACGACGACGAATTCGAACGCCTCATCGATATGTATCGGGCGTTCGACCCGGAGGACCGCGCACAGGGTATCCCGCCAGCCAACGAAAGCGCCATCCGAAACTGGCTCGAACAGCTGCTCGGTGACGATGACAACCCCGGCATCAACGTTATCGCATGGCACGACGACGAACCCATCGGCCACGCGATGCTCATTCCCGACCGGCACGGAGCCTACGAACTGGCGATTTTCGTCCTCCACGAGTATCAGGGGTCCGGCATCGGAACCGAACTCATCCAAGCGCTGCTCGGTGCCGGCCGTGAGGAAGGCGTTGAGCGGGTCTGGCTGACAGTCGAGCGCTGGAACACGCCTGCGACCGCACTCTACCGGAAGGTCGGCTTCGAGTCGACCGGCGACGGCGGCTTCGAAATCGAGATGGCCGCCCGACTCGTCGACGAGTGA
- a CDS encoding RNA-guided endonuclease InsQ/TnpB family protein has protein sequence MNYNYRYRLKPTESQCETLDYHRDTCRQLYNHALYRFSQIPESEGTVKQRVRTIRDELPDLKDWWDALTDIYSKVLQPTVMRIAKNIKALGQLKEQGYKVGELRWKSPREFRSFTYNQSGFELDKKGGQTVLSLSKLADIPIELHRPLPDDATVKQVTLKKEKAGEWFAIFGMEMDAEPPAKPPLEDINIDEMVGIDVGILKYAHDTDGTAVESLDLSEERDRLEREQRKLSRKEHGSNNWENQRRRVAECHLQIKRKQRDFLHKLSNYYAREYELVAVEDLDVKDMLESPRNSRNTASAAWNTFTDMLEAKCEREGTHFVEVEPEGTTKECAQCGVETEKPLWVREHSCPACGFEADRDANAAWNILFRGLTDLGVGHSEGTPVETALPTDTHSVSAKRVVEAGSPTLSERVSASRVG, from the coding sequence ATGAACTACAACTACAGGTATCGTCTCAAGCCGACAGAAAGTCAGTGTGAGACGCTGGACTACCACCGCGATACCTGTAGGCAACTCTACAACCACGCACTGTACCGCTTCAGCCAGATTCCTGAATCCGAAGGCACCGTCAAACAGCGTGTCCGCACGATTCGTGACGAGCTTCCCGACCTCAAAGACTGGTGGGACGCACTCACCGACATTTACTCAAAAGTGCTTCAGCCTACCGTCATGCGGATTGCCAAGAATATCAAAGCACTCGGACAACTCAAAGAGCAGGGCTACAAGGTTGGAGAGCTTCGATGGAAGTCCCCACGCGAGTTTCGCAGTTTCACCTACAACCAGTCTGGCTTCGAACTCGACAAGAAGGGTGGTCAGACCGTGTTGTCGCTGTCGAAACTCGCAGATATCCCCATCGAACTTCACCGACCACTGCCTGACGACGCCACTGTCAAGCAAGTCACGCTCAAAAAAGAGAAGGCTGGCGAGTGGTTCGCCATTTTCGGCATGGAGATGGACGCAGAACCGCCAGCCAAGCCGCCGCTAGAGGATATTAACATTGATGAGATGGTCGGGATTGACGTGGGCATTCTGAAGTATGCTCACGATACAGACGGCACAGCGGTCGAATCACTCGACCTCTCGGAAGAACGCGACAGGCTTGAACGAGAGCAGCGGAAGCTCTCGCGTAAAGAGCATGGGTCGAACAACTGGGAGAACCAGCGACGGAGAGTGGCTGAGTGTCACCTGCAAATCAAGCGCAAGCAGCGTGATTTCCTGCACAAACTCTCGAACTACTACGCTCGGGAGTATGAACTGGTGGCCGTCGAAGACCTCGACGTGAAAGACATGCTGGAGTCGCCGCGTAACAGCCGTAACACGGCGTCGGCAGCGTGGAACACCTTCACCGATATGCTTGAAGCGAAGTGTGAGCGCGAAGGCACGCACTTCGTGGAAGTTGAACCCGAAGGAACCACCAAAGAGTGTGCTCAGTGTGGCGTCGAAACCGAGAAACCGCTGTGGGTCCGTGAACACTCTTGTCCTGCCTGTGGCTTCGAGGCGGACAGAGACGCAAACGCAGCGTGGAACATTCTTTTTCGCGGCCTCACCGATCTAGGAGTGGGTCACTCCGAAGGCACGCCTGTGGAGACTGCGCTCCCTACGGACACCCATTCGGTGTCTGCAAAGCGCGTCGTGGAAGCAGGAAGCCCCACCCTCAGCGAGCGCGTCAGCGCGAGCAGGGTGGGGTAG
- a CDS encoding universal stress protein, producing the protein MDVDTVLVPVDGSETAMDAVEYAVEIADRYGAGVHALYLVGENAAAEMEAGAVDATDIATRGEQIMASVRAIAGTVPVDHSSACGFSTCRLSQHPGSVILDVAEMLAVDFVVVPRQPVTGDEEAVIEKAAEYVIAYASQPVLSV; encoded by the coding sequence ATGGATGTCGATACGGTTCTGGTGCCGGTCGACGGCAGCGAGACGGCCATGGATGCCGTCGAGTACGCCGTCGAGATAGCCGACCGATACGGAGCGGGGGTTCACGCTTTATATCTCGTCGGCGAAAACGCCGCGGCGGAGATGGAGGCCGGCGCAGTCGACGCCACCGACATCGCGACCCGCGGCGAGCAAATCATGGCGAGCGTCCGTGCCATCGCCGGAACAGTGCCGGTCGACCACTCCTCAGCCTGTGGCTTCTCGACCTGTCGGCTCTCACAGCACCCGGGGAGCGTGATTCTCGATGTGGCGGAGATGTTGGCTGTCGATTTCGTCGTTGTGCCGCGACAGCCGGTCACCGGCGACGAGGAGGCGGTCATCGAAAAGGCCGCCGAGTACGTCATCGCCTACGCTTCCCAGCCGGTGCTGTCCGTTTAG